In Ammospiza nelsoni isolate bAmmNel1 chromosome 22, bAmmNel1.pri, whole genome shotgun sequence, a single window of DNA contains:
- the MTHFR gene encoding methylenetetrahydrofolate reductase (NADPH) isoform X1: protein MVNETQQSCSGSSSSRSDGGSSSGSESSKDSSRCSTPVLDAERHERLRDKMRRRQDAGDKWFSLEFFPPRTANAAVNLISRFDHMGAGGPLFIDVTWHPAGDPGSDKETSSMIIAYTAVNYCGLETILHMTCCNQSKDDITGHLQKAKRLGLKNIMALRGDPAGEEWEEEVDGFNYAVDLVKHIRNEFDDYFDICVAGYPKGHPEAESYEADLRHLKEKVYAGADFIITQLFFRPETFLKFMKDCQAIGITCPIIPGIFPIQGYHSLRQLVKLSKLEVPQEIKDVIEPIKDNDAAIRNYGVELAVSMCRELLDSGMVHGLHFYTLNREVATTEVLKRLGIWNEDPRRPLPWAVSAHPKRRVEDVRPIFWASRPKSYIYRTQEWDDFPNGRWGNSSSPAFGELKDYYLFYLKSKSPREELLKMWGEELTSEESVFEVFTCYITGEPNKNGYKVTCMPWNDDPLATETNLLKDQLEKVNRRGILTINSQPNINGKPSTDPIVGWGPSGGYVFQKAYLEFFTSSEIVRALLKVLRKYELRVNYHIVNVKGENITNAPDLQPNAVTWGIFPGREIIQPTVVDPVSFLSWKDEAFALWIEQWAKLYEEESPSRMIIQYIHDNYYLVNLVDNDFPLENCLWQVVEDTFELLNSPTQQ, encoded by the exons ATGGTTAATGagacccagcagagctgcagcggcagctccagctccaggtcGGATGGCGGCAGCTCCAGCGGCAGCGAGAGCTCCAAGGACAGCTCGCGCTGCTCCACGCCCGTGCTGGACGCCGAGCGGCACGAGCGGCTGCGGGACAAGATGCGCCGCCGGCAGGACGCGGGCGACAAGTGGTTCTCCCTCGAGTTCTTCCCTCCACGCACGGCCAATGCTGCCGTCAATCTCATCTCCAG GTTTGACCACATGGGAGCAGGTGGTCCCCTCTTCATTGATGTGACGTGGCACCCTGCAGGGGACCCAGGATCTGACAAGGAGACCTCTTCCATGATTATTGCTTACACTGCAGTGAACTACTGTGGCCTGGAGACCATCCTGCACATGACCTGCTGCAACCAGAGCAAGGATGACATcacagggcacctgcagaaggcCAAGAGGCTCGGGCTGAAGAACATCATGGCCCTGCGTGGAG ATCCTGCTGGTGAGGAATGGGAGGAAGAAGTGGATGGTTTCAACTACGCTGTTGATCTGGTTAAGCACATTCGCAATGAATTTGATGATTACTTCGACATCTGTGTGGCAG GCTACCCCAAGGGTCATCCTGAAGCAGAGAGCTATGAGGCAGACCTGAGGCACCTGAAGGAGAAAGTCTATGCAGGAGCAGATTTCATCATTACACAGCTTTTCTTCCGACCAGAAACCTTTCTCAAGTTCATGAAGGATTGTCAAGCCATTGGCATTACCTGCCCCATTATTCCTGGCATCTTCCCTATACAG GGCTACCACTCCCTGCGCCAGCTGGTGAAGCTCTCCAAGCTGGAAGTGCCCCAGGAAATCAAGGATGTGATTGAGCCCATCAAGGACAACGATGCAGCTATCAGGAACTACGGGGTGGAGCTGGCAGTGTCCATGTGCCGGGAGCTGCTGGACAGTGGGATGGTGCACGGGCTCCACTTCTACACCCTCAACCGTGAGGTGGCCACCACCGAGGTGCTGAAGCGCCTGGGCATATGGAATGAGGACCCCAG GCggcctctgccctgggcagtcaGTGCTCACCCCAAGAGGAGAGTGGAGGATGTCAGGCCAATCTTCTGGGCCTCCAGGCCAAAGAGCTACATCTACAGAACCCAGGAGTGGGATGACTTCCCCAATGGCCGATG GGGTAACTCCTCCTCTCCAGCTTTTGGGGAACTGAAGGACTATTACCTTTTCTATCTGAAGAGCAAGTCTCCCCGTGAGGAGCTTCTGAAGATGTGGGGAGAAGAACTGACTAGTGAGGAAAGTGTCTTTGAGGTGTTCACATGTTACATCACTGGAGAACCCAACAAGAATGGGTACAAG GTCACGTGTATGCCTTGGAATGACGACCCTCTTGCTACTGAAACCAACCTCCTGAAGGACCAGCTGGAGAAGGTCAACAGACGAGGAATCCTGACCATCAACTCCCAGCCAAACATCAATGGCAAACCATCCACAGACCCCATTGTGGGCTGGGGGCCCAGTGGAGGTTATGTTTTCCAAAAG gcatACCTAGAGTTCTTCACCTCCAGTGAAATTGTCAGGGCACTGCTCAAAGTGCTGAGGAAGTACGAGTTGAGAGTGAACTACCATATTGTCAATGTCAAG GGTGAGAATATCACCAATGCTCCAGATCTGCAACCCAATGCTGTCACCTGGGGCATCTTCCCAGGCAGGGAGATCATCCAGCCCACTGTAGTGGATCCTGTGAGCTTCCTCTCCTGGAAG GATGAGGCCTTTGCACTGTGGATCGAGCAGTGGGCCAAGCTCTATGAAGAGGAATCTCCCTCCCGCATGATCATCCAGTACATCCATGACAATTATTACTTGGTCAACCTGGTGGACAATGACTTCCCACTAGAAAACTGCCTCTGGCAGGTCGTGGAGGATACCTTTGAGCTGTTGAACTCTCCAACTCAGCAGTGA
- the MTHFR gene encoding methylenetetrahydrofolate reductase (NADPH) isoform X2: MGAGGPLFIDVTWHPAGDPGSDKETSSMIIAYTAVNYCGLETILHMTCCNQSKDDITGHLQKAKRLGLKNIMALRGDPAGEEWEEEVDGFNYAVDLVKHIRNEFDDYFDICVAGYPKGHPEAESYEADLRHLKEKVYAGADFIITQLFFRPETFLKFMKDCQAIGITCPIIPGIFPIQGYHSLRQLVKLSKLEVPQEIKDVIEPIKDNDAAIRNYGVELAVSMCRELLDSGMVHGLHFYTLNREVATTEVLKRLGIWNEDPRRPLPWAVSAHPKRRVEDVRPIFWASRPKSYIYRTQEWDDFPNGRWGNSSSPAFGELKDYYLFYLKSKSPREELLKMWGEELTSEESVFEVFTCYITGEPNKNGYKVTCMPWNDDPLATETNLLKDQLEKVNRRGILTINSQPNINGKPSTDPIVGWGPSGGYVFQKAYLEFFTSSEIVRALLKVLRKYELRVNYHIVNVKGENITNAPDLQPNAVTWGIFPGREIIQPTVVDPVSFLSWKDEAFALWIEQWAKLYEEESPSRMIIQYIHDNYYLVNLVDNDFPLENCLWQVVEDTFELLNSPTQQ; this comes from the exons ATGGGAGCAGGTGGTCCCCTCTTCATTGATGTGACGTGGCACCCTGCAGGGGACCCAGGATCTGACAAGGAGACCTCTTCCATGATTATTGCTTACACTGCAGTGAACTACTGTGGCCTGGAGACCATCCTGCACATGACCTGCTGCAACCAGAGCAAGGATGACATcacagggcacctgcagaaggcCAAGAGGCTCGGGCTGAAGAACATCATGGCCCTGCGTGGAG ATCCTGCTGGTGAGGAATGGGAGGAAGAAGTGGATGGTTTCAACTACGCTGTTGATCTGGTTAAGCACATTCGCAATGAATTTGATGATTACTTCGACATCTGTGTGGCAG GCTACCCCAAGGGTCATCCTGAAGCAGAGAGCTATGAGGCAGACCTGAGGCACCTGAAGGAGAAAGTCTATGCAGGAGCAGATTTCATCATTACACAGCTTTTCTTCCGACCAGAAACCTTTCTCAAGTTCATGAAGGATTGTCAAGCCATTGGCATTACCTGCCCCATTATTCCTGGCATCTTCCCTATACAG GGCTACCACTCCCTGCGCCAGCTGGTGAAGCTCTCCAAGCTGGAAGTGCCCCAGGAAATCAAGGATGTGATTGAGCCCATCAAGGACAACGATGCAGCTATCAGGAACTACGGGGTGGAGCTGGCAGTGTCCATGTGCCGGGAGCTGCTGGACAGTGGGATGGTGCACGGGCTCCACTTCTACACCCTCAACCGTGAGGTGGCCACCACCGAGGTGCTGAAGCGCCTGGGCATATGGAATGAGGACCCCAG GCggcctctgccctgggcagtcaGTGCTCACCCCAAGAGGAGAGTGGAGGATGTCAGGCCAATCTTCTGGGCCTCCAGGCCAAAGAGCTACATCTACAGAACCCAGGAGTGGGATGACTTCCCCAATGGCCGATG GGGTAACTCCTCCTCTCCAGCTTTTGGGGAACTGAAGGACTATTACCTTTTCTATCTGAAGAGCAAGTCTCCCCGTGAGGAGCTTCTGAAGATGTGGGGAGAAGAACTGACTAGTGAGGAAAGTGTCTTTGAGGTGTTCACATGTTACATCACTGGAGAACCCAACAAGAATGGGTACAAG GTCACGTGTATGCCTTGGAATGACGACCCTCTTGCTACTGAAACCAACCTCCTGAAGGACCAGCTGGAGAAGGTCAACAGACGAGGAATCCTGACCATCAACTCCCAGCCAAACATCAATGGCAAACCATCCACAGACCCCATTGTGGGCTGGGGGCCCAGTGGAGGTTATGTTTTCCAAAAG gcatACCTAGAGTTCTTCACCTCCAGTGAAATTGTCAGGGCACTGCTCAAAGTGCTGAGGAAGTACGAGTTGAGAGTGAACTACCATATTGTCAATGTCAAG GGTGAGAATATCACCAATGCTCCAGATCTGCAACCCAATGCTGTCACCTGGGGCATCTTCCCAGGCAGGGAGATCATCCAGCCCACTGTAGTGGATCCTGTGAGCTTCCTCTCCTGGAAG GATGAGGCCTTTGCACTGTGGATCGAGCAGTGGGCCAAGCTCTATGAAGAGGAATCTCCCTCCCGCATGATCATCCAGTACATCCATGACAATTATTACTTGGTCAACCTGGTGGACAATGACTTCCCACTAGAAAACTGCCTCTGGCAGGTCGTGGAGGATACCTTTGAGCTGTTGAACTCTCCAACTCAGCAGTGA